Proteins from a single region of Streptococcus oralis:
- a CDS encoding ribonuclease J translates to MSNISLTTLGGVRENGKNMYIAEIDGSIFVLDAGLKYPENEQLGVDVVIPNMDYLFENSDRIAGVFLTHGHADAIGALPYLLAEAKVPVFGSELTIELAKLFVKGNDTVKKFNDFHVIDEDTEIDFGGTVVSFFRTTHSIPESLGIVLKTAEGSIVYTGDFKFDQTASESYATDFARLAEIGRDGVLALLSDSANADSNIQVASESEVGGEITQTIADWEGRIIVAAVASNLSRIQQVFDAAADTGRRVVLTGFDIENIVRTAIRLKKLSLANESLLIKPKEMSRFEDHELIILETGRMGEPINGLRKMSIGRHRYVEIKDGDLVYIVTTPSIAKEAVMARVENMIYQAGGVVKLITQSLRVSGHGNARDLQLMINLLQPNYLFPIQGEYRELDAHAKAAMAVGMLPERIFIPKKGTTMSYEHGDFVPAGAVSAGDVLIDGNAIGDVGNVVLRDRKVLSEDGIFIVAITVNRREKKIVAKARVHTRGFVYLKKSRDILRESSELINQTVEEYLQGDDFDWADLKGKVRDNLTKYLFDQTKRRPAILPVVMEAK, encoded by the coding sequence ATGAGTAATATTAGTTTAACAACACTAGGTGGTGTACGAGAAAATGGGAAAAATATGTACATCGCTGAAATCGATGGTTCTATTTTTGTTTTGGATGCAGGGCTTAAATACCCTGAAAATGAACAACTAGGGGTAGATGTCGTCATTCCAAATATGGACTACCTTTTTGAAAACAGCGATCGTATCGCTGGTGTCTTCTTGACCCACGGACATGCGGATGCCATTGGTGCCCTGCCTTATCTTTTGGCAGAGGCTAAGGTGCCTGTGTTTGGTTCTGAGTTGACCATTGAGTTGGCCAAACTCTTTGTCAAAGGAAACGATACGGTTAAGAAATTCAATGACTTCCATGTGATTGATGAAGATACGGAGATTGATTTTGGAGGGACTGTGGTTTCCTTCTTCCGTACAACTCACTCTATCCCAGAAAGTTTGGGAATAGTCCTGAAAACAGCTGAAGGTAGCATCGTTTATACAGGGGACTTCAAGTTTGACCAGACAGCTAGTGAATCCTATGCGACGGATTTTGCGCGTTTAGCCGAAATCGGCCGTGATGGTGTCTTGGCACTCCTCAGTGATTCAGCCAATGCAGACAGCAATATCCAGGTGGCGAGCGAGAGTGAAGTTGGAGGCGAAATTACCCAGACCATTGCAGACTGGGAAGGTCGTATCATCGTTGCCGCAGTTGCCAGCAACCTTTCTCGTATCCAGCAGGTTTTTGATGCTGCAGCAGATACAGGTCGCAGAGTTGTTTTGACTGGATTTGATATTGAAAATATCGTTCGCACTGCGATTCGACTCAAAAAATTGTCTCTAGCCAATGAAAGTCTCTTGATTAAACCTAAAGAAATGTCTCGTTTTGAAGACCATGAGTTGATTATCCTTGAGACTGGGCGTATGGGTGAGCCTATTAATGGACTTCGTAAGATGTCTATTGGTCGCCACCGCTATGTGGAAATCAAAGATGGGGACTTGGTTTATATCGTAACGACTCCATCTATCGCCAAAGAAGCTGTCATGGCGCGTGTTGAAAACATGATCTACCAAGCTGGTGGTGTGGTGAAACTCATTACCCAAAGCTTGCGAGTATCCGGACATGGGAATGCGCGTGATTTGCAGTTGATGATCAATCTTTTGCAACCAAATTACCTCTTCCCTATCCAAGGGGAGTACCGTGAGTTGGATGCGCATGCCAAGGCTGCCATGGCAGTTGGAATGTTGCCAGAGCGTATCTTCATCCCTAAAAAGGGAACGACCATGTCTTATGAGCATGGAGATTTTGTCCCAGCTGGAGCAGTTTCTGCAGGTGATGTCTTGATTGACGGAAATGCCATCGGGGATGTTGGAAATGTGGTCCTTCGTGACCGTAAGGTCTTGTCAGAGGATGGAATCTTTATCGTGGCAATCACTGTCAACCGTCGTGAGAAGAAAATTGTGGCCAAGGCCCGTGTTCATACGCGTGGATTTGTTTACCTCAAGAAGAGCCGTGATATTCTCCGTGAAAGTTCAGAATTGATTAACCAAACGGTAGAAGAGTATCTTCAAGGTGATGACTTTGACTGGGCAGATCTCAAAGGAAAGGTTCGCGACAATCTGACCAAGTACCTCTTTGATCAAACCAAGCGTCGCCCGGCAATCTTGCCAGTCGTGATGGAAGCAAAATAA
- a CDS encoding COG3942 and LysM peptidoglycan-binding domain-containing protein — MKKTVTKLTLGLTSTAILATVGAQTVHANSYVVQDGDSFYAIATANGMDPHELAALNGKTIFDTIHPGDVLEVSGSAQSNSTYSAPASTANVVSDTEDVVEKTPTNYGNSYPVGQCTWGVKELAPWASNWWGNANTWAIYASAQGYKTGSVPVVGAIAVWDGGEYGHVAYVTDVQSENSIQVLEANYRRQKQIANYRGFFNPHEFLGNVTYIYPN, encoded by the coding sequence ATGAAAAAAACAGTTACGAAACTGACTCTTGGTTTAACTTCTACCGCTATTTTGGCTACAGTTGGGGCTCAAACTGTTCATGCGAACTCTTACGTTGTGCAAGACGGTGATTCATTTTATGCCATTGCAACTGCAAACGGCATGGATCCACATGAGTTGGCAGCTTTGAATGGAAAAACCATCTTTGACACTATCCACCCTGGGGATGTATTGGAAGTGAGTGGTTCTGCTCAGTCTAACTCTACCTACAGTGCTCCAGCTAGCACTGCAAACGTTGTATCAGATACAGAAGATGTTGTCGAAAAGACTCCGACAAACTATGGAAACTCTTATCCTGTTGGTCAGTGTACATGGGGCGTGAAAGAATTGGCACCTTGGGCTAGCAACTGGTGGGGAAACGCCAACACGTGGGCAATCTACGCGAGCGCTCAAGGCTATAAGACAGGAAGTGTTCCGGTAGTAGGAGCAATCGCCGTTTGGGACGGTGGTGAATATGGACACGTTGCTTATGTAACAGATGTTCAAAGTGAAAACTCTATCCAGGTATTGGAAGCAAACTACAGACGTCAAAAGCAGATTGCGAATTACCGTGGCTTCTTTAATCCTCATGAATTTTTAGGAAACGTCACTTATATCTATCCAAACTAA
- the recJ gene encoding single-stranded-DNA-specific exonuclease RecJ translates to MITPTYEWQFAPQVEDADFTKIAKKAGLGPEVARLLFERGIQDEESLKKFLEPSLEDLHDPYLLHDMDKAVERIRQAIEEGENILIYGDYDADGMTSASIIKESLEQLGAECRVYLPNRFTDGYGPNASVYKYFIEQEGISLIVTVDNGVAGHEAIELAQSMGVDVIVTDHHSMPETLPDAYAIVHPEHPDADYPFKQLAGCGVAFKLACALLEEVQVELLDLVAIGTIADMVSLTDENRILVQYGLEMLGHTQRIGLQEMLDMAGIAANEVTEETVGFQIAPRLNALGRLDDPNPAIDLLTGFDDEEAHEIALMIHQKNEERKEIVQSIYEEAKTMVDPEKKVQVLAKEGWNPGVLGIVAGRLLEELGQTVIVLNIEEGRAKGSARSVEAVDIFEALDPHRDLFIAFGGHAGAAGMTLEVEKLSDLSQVLEDYVREKGADASGKNKLNLDEELDLETLSLETVKSFERLAPFGMDNQKPVFYIKDFHVESARTMGAGNAHLKLKISKGEASFEVVAFGQGRWATEFAQTKNLELAVTLSVNQWNGQTALQLMMVDARVEGVQLFNIRGKNAVLPEGVPVLDFSGELPDLANSEAVVVKTIPEDITLLKTIFQEQDFSAVYFKNDIDKAYYLTGYGTREQFAKLYKTIYQFPEFDIRYKLKDLAAYLNIQQILLVKMIQVFEELGFVTIKDGVMTVNKEAPKREIAESQIYQNLKQTVKNQEMMALGTVQEMYDFLMEL, encoded by the coding sequence TTGATAACACCTACTTATGAATGGCAGTTTGCCCCACAGGTTGAAGATGCGGATTTTACAAAGATAGCCAAGAAGGCTGGACTGGGTCCTGAGGTGGCTCGGTTATTATTTGAAAGAGGGATTCAGGATGAAGAAAGTCTAAAGAAGTTTTTAGAACCTTCTTTAGAGGATTTACATGACCCCTATCTGCTCCATGATATGGATAAGGCAGTGGAACGGATTCGTCAGGCCATTGAAGAAGGGGAAAATATTCTCATTTATGGAGACTACGATGCGGATGGCATGACTTCGGCTTCTATTATTAAGGAAAGTTTAGAACAGCTTGGCGCCGAGTGCCGTGTTTACCTACCCAATCGTTTTACCGATGGCTATGGTCCCAATGCCAGTGTCTATAAATACTTTATCGAGCAAGAGGGAATTTCCTTGATTGTGACAGTGGATAATGGAGTTGCTGGTCACGAGGCCATTGAATTGGCCCAGTCTATGGGAGTGGATGTCATTGTGACTGACCACCATTCCATGCCGGAAACCCTTCCTGATGCCTATGCGATTGTTCACCCTGAACATCCAGATGCGGACTATCCTTTCAAACAGTTGGCCGGATGCGGAGTGGCTTTCAAGCTAGCTTGCGCTCTTTTAGAAGAAGTGCAAGTGGAGCTACTCGATTTGGTCGCTATCGGAACCATTGCAGATATGGTGAGTTTGACGGATGAGAATCGCATTTTGGTCCAATATGGTCTGGAGATGCTGGGGCATACTCAGCGTATTGGTCTACAAGAAATGCTGGATATGGCTGGGATTGCTGCTAATGAAGTAACGGAAGAAACGGTTGGCTTCCAGATTGCCCCTCGTTTAAATGCCTTGGGGCGATTGGATGATCCCAATCCTGCCATTGATTTGCTGACTGGGTTTGACGACGAGGAAGCTCATGAGATTGCCCTCATGATTCACCAGAAAAACGAAGAGCGCAAGGAAATCGTTCAGTCAATCTACGAAGAAGCTAAGACCATGGTGGATCCTGAGAAGAAGGTCCAGGTTTTGGCCAAGGAAGGCTGGAATCCTGGCGTTCTGGGTATCGTTGCTGGTCGTTTGTTGGAAGAACTAGGGCAGACAGTCATCGTTCTTAATATAGAAGAAGGTCGCGCCAAGGGTAGTGCTCGTAGTGTGGAAGCGGTCGATATTTTTGAAGCTCTGGATCCCCATCGAGACCTCTTTATCGCCTTTGGCGGCCATGCTGGTGCAGCTGGAATGACGCTGGAAGTTGAGAAACTTTCAGATTTATCTCAGGTTTTAGAAGACTATGTCCGTGAAAAAGGTGCAGATGCTAGTGGCAAGAACAAGTTAAATCTAGATGAAGAGTTGGATTTGGAGACTCTTAGCTTGGAAACGGTTAAAAGCTTTGAACGCTTGGCACCCTTTGGGATGGATAATCAGAAACCTGTCTTTTATATCAAGGATTTTCATGTCGAAAGTGCTCGTACCATGGGAGCAGGCAATGCCCACCTCAAACTAAAGATCTCCAAGGGTGAGGCGAGTTTTGAAGTGGTGGCCTTTGGACAAGGTAGATGGGCGACAGAGTTTGCTCAAACAAAAAACCTAGAGTTGGCAGTTACCTTGTCTGTCAATCAATGGAATGGCCAAACTGCCCTCCAGTTGATGATGGTGGATGCGCGTGTGGAGGGTGTTCAACTCTTTAACATTCGTGGGAAGAATGCAGTCTTGCCAGAAGGGGTTCCAGTTTTGGATTTCTCTGGAGAATTGCCGGATTTGGCGAATAGTGAAGCGGTTGTTGTGAAAACTATTCCTGAGGATATTACCTTGCTGAAGACCATTTTTCAGGAACAGGATTTCTCAGCTGTCTATTTCAAAAATGACATTGACAAGGCTTACTATCTAACAGGTTATGGAACTAGAGAACAGTTTGCAAAATTGTACAAGACCATTTACCAGTTCCCAGAGTTTGATATTCGCTACAAGCTAAAGGATTTGGCGGCTTATCTCAATATTCAACAAATCTTGCTGGTCAAGATGATCCAAGTCTTTGAAGAGCTAGGTTTTGTGACGATTAAAGATGGTGTCATGACAGTCAATAAAGAAGCGCCGAAAAGGGAAATTGCTGAAAGTCAGATTTATCAAAATCTCAAACAAACTGTAAAAAATCAAGAAATGATGGCGTTGGGGACAGTGCAAGAAATGTATGATTTTTTAATGGAGTTATAG
- a CDS encoding amino acid ABC transporter ATP-binding protein, giving the protein MTLVEFKNVEKYYGDYHALRDINLRFEKGQVVVLLGPSGSGKSTLIRTINGLEAVDKGSLLVNGHQVAGASQKDLVPLRKEVGMVFQHFNLYPHKTVLENVTLAPVKVLGIDKKEAEKTAQKYLEFVNMWDKKDSYPAMLSGGQKQRIAIARGLAMHPELLLFDEPTSALDPETIGDVLAVMQKLARDGMNMIVVTHEMGFAREVADRIIFMADGEVLVDTTDVDDFFDKPSEPRAQQFLSKIINHESDKVK; this is encoded by the coding sequence ATGACTTTAGTAGAATTTAAAAACGTCGAAAAATATTACGGAGACTATCACGCACTCCGCGACATCAATCTCCGTTTTGAAAAAGGACAAGTCGTTGTCCTGCTTGGACCTTCCGGTTCTGGGAAGTCCACTCTTATTCGTACCATCAATGGTTTGGAGGCTGTTGACAAAGGAAGTCTCCTAGTAAATGGACACCAAGTAGCAGGTGCCAGTCAGAAAGATTTAGTTCCTCTTCGTAAGGAAGTCGGCATGGTTTTTCAACATTTTAACCTTTATCCACACAAAACAGTGTTAGAAAACGTGACACTTGCGCCCGTAAAAGTTCTAGGAATTGATAAAAAAGAAGCTGAAAAAACAGCCCAAAAATATCTGGAATTTGTAAATATGTGGGACAAGAAAGATTCCTATCCAGCCATGCTGTCTGGTGGACAAAAACAGCGGATCGCCATCGCTCGTGGTCTTGCCATGCATCCGGAGCTCCTCCTCTTTGATGAGCCAACATCTGCCCTTGACCCTGAAACCATCGGAGACGTTCTAGCAGTTATGCAAAAATTGGCCCGAGATGGTATGAATATGATTGTCGTTACTCACGAAATGGGCTTTGCCCGAGAGGTTGCGGACCGCATTATCTTTATGGCCGACGGAGAGGTTTTGGTAGATACGACAGATGTTGATGACTTTTTTGACAAACCAAGCGAACCTCGTGCTCAACAATTCCTCAGCAAAATTATCAACCACGAAAGTGACAAAGTCAAATAA
- a CDS encoding transporter substrate-binding domain-containing protein, with the protein MKKKFFLSALLISLFSLAAAKPVQADTSVADIQKRGELVVGVKQDVPNFGYKDPKTGTYSGIETDLAKMIADELKVKIRYVPVTAQTRGPLLDNEQVDMDIATFTITDERKKLYNFTSPYYTDASGFLVNKSANIKSIEDLNGKTIGVAQGSITQRLITELGKKKGLKFKFVELGSYPELITSLHAHRIDAFSVDRSILSGYISKRTELLDDSFKPSDYGIVTKKSNTELNDYLDSLVTKWTKDGSLQKLYDRYKLKPSSHTAD; encoded by the coding sequence ATGAAAAAGAAATTCTTTTTATCAGCATTATTGATTAGCCTTTTCAGCCTTGCTGCTGCCAAACCAGTCCAAGCTGATACTAGCGTCGCAGACATTCAAAAAAGAGGCGAACTAGTTGTCGGTGTCAAACAAGACGTTCCTAATTTTGGCTACAAGGATCCCAAGACAGGGACTTATTCTGGTATCGAAACGGACCTTGCCAAGATGATTGCAGACGAACTCAAGGTCAAGATTCGCTACGTTCCTGTTACCGCTCAAACACGTGGACCACTCCTAGACAATGAACAGGTAGACATGGATATCGCAACCTTTACCATCACAGATGAACGTAAAAAATTATACAACTTCACCAGTCCCTACTATACGGACGCTTCTGGATTTTTGGTCAATAAATCCGCCAACATCAAAAGCATTGAGGACCTAAACGGCAAAACCATTGGGGTTGCCCAAGGTTCCATCACCCAACGCCTGATTACTGAACTGGGTAAAAAGAAAGGTCTGAAGTTTAAATTCGTAGAACTTGGTTCCTATCCAGAATTGATTACTTCCCTTCACGCTCACCGTATTGATGCCTTTTCCGTTGACCGCTCTATCCTCTCTGGCTACATTAGTAAACGGACAGAACTACTAGATGATAGTTTCAAGCCATCTGACTACGGTATTGTTACCAAGAAATCAAACACCGAGCTCAACGATTATCTTGATAGCTTGGTCACTAAATGGACCAAGGACGGTAGTTTGCAGAAACTTTATGACCGTTACAAGCTCAAACCATCTAGCCATACTGCAGATTAA
- a CDS encoding amino acid ABC transporter permease translates to MTDLSSWTAYFQDFGQFFNGFLFTLALAIGSFILAMVLGIFFGAMSTSKRPFLRVLARIFVEFYQNTPLLVQFVIVFYGLPLISEHTIMIPIYWTAVLCVGLYHGAYIAEVIHSGIQSIPSGQMEAALSQGFTYISAMRLIILPQAFRIILPPLTNQIVNLIKNTSTVAIISGVDLMFVTKSWSALNGNYIPAFLGAALLYFALCFPVAQFGRKMEQANKKAYSL, encoded by the coding sequence ATGACAGATTTATCATCTTGGACAGCCTATTTTCAGGATTTTGGACAATTTTTCAATGGTTTCCTCTTCACCCTTGCCCTAGCAATCGGATCCTTTATCCTCGCCATGGTTTTAGGCATCTTCTTTGGAGCCATGTCAACTAGCAAGCGCCCATTCTTGCGTGTTTTGGCTCGTATCTTTGTCGAATTTTACCAAAATACTCCCCTCTTGGTGCAGTTTGTCATCGTCTTTTATGGTTTGCCTCTTATCAGTGAACACACCATCATGATTCCGATTTATTGGACAGCTGTACTTTGTGTGGGACTCTATCACGGCGCTTATATTGCTGAGGTTATTCATTCAGGGATTCAGTCTATTCCTAGCGGTCAGATGGAGGCCGCCTTGTCGCAAGGTTTTACCTATATCAGTGCCATGCGCTTGATTATCTTGCCTCAGGCCTTCCGTATCATTCTCCCTCCATTGACCAACCAAATTGTTAACCTCATCAAGAACACCTCTACAGTTGCCATCATCTCTGGAGTGGACTTGATGTTTGTGACTAAATCTTGGTCTGCTCTCAACGGAAACTACATCCCAGCCTTTCTAGGCGCTGCTCTTCTCTACTTTGCTCTATGCTTCCCTGTTGCCCAGTTTGGTCGCAAGATGGAGCAAGCCAACAAAAAAGCCTATTCACTTTAG
- a CDS encoding amino acid ABC transporter permease, with product MESILEVLTPDNLVFIFKGFGLTLYISLIAIILSTLIGTVLAVMRNGKNPVLRIISSIYIEFVRNVPNLLWIFTIFLVFKMKSTPAGITAFTLFTSAALAEIIRGGLNAVDKGQYEAGMSQGFTSAQILYYIILPQAIRKMLPAIISQFVTVIKDTSLLYSVIALQELFGASQILMGRYFEPEQVFSLYILIALIYFIFNFAISSLSHKLAKRWQQAAE from the coding sequence ATGGAATCTATTTTAGAAGTTTTGACCCCAGATAACCTAGTCTTTATCTTTAAAGGATTTGGCTTAACCCTTTACATCTCTTTGATTGCTATCATTCTCTCTACCCTTATCGGAACTGTGCTAGCTGTTATGAGAAATGGGAAAAATCCTGTTTTACGGATCATCTCCAGCATTTATATCGAGTTTGTACGTAACGTTCCCAACCTCCTCTGGATTTTCACCATCTTTTTGGTGTTTAAGATGAAGTCCACACCAGCTGGTATTACTGCCTTTACCCTCTTTACCTCAGCAGCCCTGGCTGAGATTATCCGAGGTGGTCTTAATGCTGTGGACAAGGGTCAGTACGAAGCAGGAATGTCGCAAGGATTCACTTCTGCGCAAATCCTCTACTATATCATTCTCCCACAAGCGATCCGCAAAATGCTGCCAGCTATCATTTCACAATTTGTAACTGTGATCAAGGATACCAGTCTTCTCTACTCTGTTATCGCCCTACAAGAACTCTTTGGCGCTAGCCAAATTCTCATGGGACGCTATTTCGAACCAGAGCAGGTCTTCAGTCTTTATATCCTGATTGCCTTGATTTACTTTATCTTTAACTTTGCTATTTCTAGCCTGTCTCACAAGCTAGCAAAACGTTGGCAACAAGCCGCAGAATAA
- a CDS encoding DUF4037 domain-containing protein: MIHELCKEFSQLEQVEAIALGGSRAGQNYDQNSDYDVYVYLNSSIDEATRLKILSKYCSYMEIGNQFWELEDDCVLNNGIEIELIYRSLESFEQELNSTVFQHKAQNAYTTCMWHNLLHSKILYDPNGHYASLQRTYQIPYPQELKKQIIERQLLLLEQAMPAFSHQIEKAIKRQDLLSMNHRTSEFFASYFDLLFALNEQTHPGEKRMLEYAKTNCTLLPKQFEKTIRKYFQLLYQPQQGEQAIVTLQTILKELKAILP, from the coding sequence ATGATCCACGAACTTTGCAAAGAATTCTCTCAACTGGAACAAGTAGAAGCTATCGCTCTTGGTGGCTCTCGTGCAGGACAAAACTATGATCAAAATTCTGACTATGACGTTTATGTCTATCTCAACTCTTCTATTGATGAGGCGACTCGCCTCAAAATTTTGAGTAAATACTGCTCCTATATGGAAATTGGAAACCAGTTTTGGGAGTTAGAGGACGACTGTGTACTAAACAACGGTATCGAAATCGAGTTGATTTATCGTTCGCTGGAGTCGTTTGAACAAGAATTGAACTCAACCGTTTTTCAACACAAAGCTCAAAACGCTTATACAACCTGTATGTGGCATAATCTACTCCACAGCAAGATTCTATACGATCCGAATGGACACTATGCTTCGCTCCAAAGAACTTACCAGATTCCCTATCCACAGGAACTTAAAAAACAGATCATTGAAAGGCAACTCCTTTTGCTAGAACAAGCCATGCCTGCCTTCTCTCACCAAATAGAAAAAGCTATCAAACGCCAAGATCTTCTCAGTATGAATCATCGTACAAGTGAATTCTTTGCTTCCTACTTTGACTTGTTATTTGCACTCAATGAGCAAACCCATCCTGGTGAAAAACGAATGTTGGAGTACGCAAAGACCAATTGTACTCTCCTCCCTAAACAATTTGAAAAAACTATTCGCAAATATTTCCAACTACTCTATCAACCACAACAAGGAGAACAAGCGATCGTAACCTTGCAAACTATCCTGAAGGAACTAAAAGCCATTTTGCCATAG
- a CDS encoding YdcF family protein, whose product MYFITGFFILLFLISFFRDNRSLWNPALLLLSLLFSYLSIANLFYEAGQEELHMIFFAVIFLLLPFLVFLSGFFLIYNGFVLLKKEGKSKANYLSLGLGCVILFFFVIMAIRVGDTKGLFYTNHLVNIIFFFLIYSYLIFGFAFAGFLLYSILYLFIPKKKYYDFIIIHGAGLLNGEKVTPLLKSRIDKAVEAYRQSLNPNVKIIASGGQGGDEKISEAQAICNYLLEETDVPREAILIEEGSTTTYENLLFSKEMGEKLVASPRFLFVTNDYHVFRTSTYARRIGMKGDGLGCRTAAYYIPSAFIREYIALCVKMRWLFIAFYILLILALIFSYRGVLW is encoded by the coding sequence ATGTACTTTATCACAGGATTTTTTATCCTACTTTTTCTGATTTCATTTTTTAGGGATAATCGCAGTCTCTGGAATCCGGCTCTTTTGCTTTTATCTCTGCTCTTTTCTTACCTGTCTATTGCCAATCTTTTTTATGAGGCTGGGCAAGAAGAATTGCACATGATTTTCTTTGCAGTGATTTTTCTCTTGCTCCCTTTTTTAGTTTTTCTAAGTGGCTTTTTCCTTATTTATAACGGATTTGTGTTATTGAAGAAAGAGGGGAAATCCAAGGCGAATTATTTGTCTCTAGGATTAGGTTGCGTGATTCTATTCTTTTTTGTAATCATGGCGATTCGAGTGGGCGATACCAAGGGCTTGTTTTACACCAATCATCTAGTGAATATTATCTTTTTCTTTTTGATTTATTCGTATTTGATTTTTGGTTTTGCCTTTGCAGGATTTCTGCTTTATTCTATCCTGTATCTTTTTATTCCTAAGAAAAAATATTATGATTTTATCATCATTCACGGAGCAGGCTTGTTGAATGGAGAAAAAGTGACTCCCTTACTAAAGAGTCGCATTGATAAGGCAGTAGAAGCCTATCGCCAGTCTCTTAATCCCAATGTTAAAATCATCGCAAGTGGTGGTCAAGGTGGAGATGAAAAGATATCCGAAGCTCAGGCGATTTGTAATTATTTGTTGGAAGAGACGGATGTTCCGAGAGAAGCGATTCTCATAGAGGAAGGCTCAACGACGACCTATGAGAATCTTCTCTTCTCAAAAGAAATGGGTGAGAAGCTGGTGGCTAGTCCACGTTTTCTCTTTGTGACCAATGATTACCATGTTTTTCGTACCAGTACCTATGCTCGCCGTATTGGGATGAAGGGAGATGGCCTTGGTTGCCGTACAGCCGCCTACTATATCCCATCGGCCTTTATCAGAGAATATATTGCTCTATGTGTGAAGATGAGATGGCTTTTTATCGCATTCTATATTTTATTAATTTTAGCTCTGATTTTCTCCTATAGAGGTGTTCTATGGTAA
- a CDS encoding Rrf2 family transcriptional regulator, with translation MQISSRFTIATHMMIIIAMQETDSKVTSDFLAASVGVNPVIIRKTLSQLKKAGLISVVRGTGGTEIIKDLQEISLLDVYQAVECLGKSGKLFSFHDNPNPNCPIGANIHAVLDQKLFDVQAAMENQLRQTSLAQVVADAQNKLSK, from the coding sequence ATGCAAATTTCAAGTCGATTTACAATTGCGACTCATATGATGATTATTATTGCAATGCAGGAAACAGACAGCAAGGTAACCAGTGATTTTCTTGCGGCTAGTGTCGGAGTCAATCCAGTCATTATCCGTAAGACTTTATCGCAACTCAAAAAAGCTGGATTGATTTCAGTTGTTCGTGGTACGGGAGGAACTGAGATAATAAAAGACCTTCAAGAGATCAGTTTGTTGGATGTCTACCAAGCTGTGGAGTGTTTAGGAAAATCTGGTAAGCTCTTTAGTTTCCATGACAATCCAAATCCTAATTGCCCAATTGGTGCGAATATCCATGCAGTTTTGGACCAAAAGCTGTTCGATGTTCAAGCAGCTATGGAAAACCAACTGCGTCAGACAAGTCTGGCTCAGGTTGTAGCCGATGCTCAGAATAAACTGTCTAAGTGA
- a CDS encoding metallophosphoesterase family protein, with translation MTKIAVLSDIHGNTTALEAVLADARAAEVDEYWLLGDILMPGTGRRRILDLLASLPITVRVLGNWENSLWRGLHRKLDPTKASHRYLLRLSQYILEEVSPEEIEDLNNQPMQVHRQFGDLMVGITHHLPDKNWGRELIHTGKQEDFDRLVTEPHASIAVYGHIHQQLLRYGSDGQLILNPGSIGQPFFLDAKLRKDLRAQYMILEFDEAGLSDVDFRCVDYDVEAELQLAKDLKLPYFQVYYESLVNGIHHTHNHELLGQISEQEGYDQDVELWMERDKKDWF, from the coding sequence ATGACCAAAATAGCAGTTCTTTCAGACATACATGGAAATACGACAGCTTTGGAAGCTGTTCTGGCTGATGCAAGAGCGGCAGAGGTAGACGAGTACTGGCTTTTGGGAGATATTCTCATGCCAGGAACAGGGCGTAGAAGGATATTGGACCTCTTAGCTAGCTTGCCTATTACAGTAAGAGTTCTGGGAAATTGGGAGAATAGTCTCTGGCGAGGCCTGCATCGCAAGTTAGATCCTACAAAAGCAAGTCATCGTTATCTCCTGCGCCTAAGTCAGTACATCTTAGAGGAGGTCAGCCCTGAAGAAATCGAAGACCTCAATAATCAACCCATGCAAGTTCATCGTCAGTTTGGTGATTTGATGGTAGGAATCACTCACCATCTCCCTGATAAAAACTGGGGTAGAGAGTTGATTCATACGGGAAAGCAAGAAGATTTTGATAGATTGGTGACGGAACCACATGCCTCCATCGCAGTATATGGTCATATTCATCAACAGTTGCTTCGTTACGGAAGTGATGGACAGTTGATTCTTAATCCAGGATCCATTGGACAACCCTTCTTTCTAGATGCGAAGTTGCGTAAGGACCTGCGGGCCCAGTATATGATCTTAGAGTTTGATGAGGCAGGTTTGTCTGATGTTGATTTTCGTTGTGTGGATTATGATGTAGAAGCTGAATTGCAGTTGGCTAAGGATTTGAAGCTCCCCTATTTTCAGGTCTACTATGAAAGTTTGGTAAATGGGATTCACCATACTCATAATCACGAATTGTTAGGTCAGATTAGTGAACAAGAAGGTTATGACCAGGATGTTGAACTCTGGATGGAAAGAGACAAGAAAGATTGGTTTTAA